In the genome of Nocardiopsis composta, one region contains:
- a CDS encoding twin-arginine translocase TatA/TatE family subunit has protein sequence MGVDGRTLLILLLIALILFGASRLPQLARSLGRSARILKAEAKGLADEDGGDGSGQAAQAQPREEQPQQYRPQEQPRPSYPDLPPGQRIVNEKGETVRPYED, from the coding sequence ATGGGTGTGGACGGGCGGACCCTCCTTATCCTGCTGCTGATCGCGCTGATCCTGTTCGGCGCGTCGCGGCTGCCCCAGCTCGCGCGCTCCCTGGGGCGCAGCGCCCGGATCCTCAAGGCCGAGGCCAAGGGCCTGGCCGACGAGGACGGCGGCGACGGCTCCGGGCAGGCCGCCCAGGCGCAGCCGCGGGAGGAGCAGCCGCAGCAGTACCGGCCGCAGGAGCAGCCGCGGCCTTCCTACCCGGACCTTCCTCCCGGGCAGCGGATCGTGAACGAGAAGGGCGAGACGGTCCGCCCCTACGAGGACTGA
- a CDS encoding ubiquitin-like protein Pup, with amino-acid sequence MATKDTGGQKHGTRRDEEVEETEASAETTTRNEELDSDVDDILDEIDEVLESNAEDFVRQFVQKGGQ; translated from the coding sequence ATGGCGACCAAGGACACCGGCGGGCAGAAGCACGGCACTCGGCGGGACGAAGAGGTCGAGGAGACAGAGGCCTCCGCCGAGACGACCACGCGCAACGAAGAGCTGGACTCCGACGTCGACGACATCCTGGACGAGATCGATGAGGTCCTCGAATCCAACGCCGAGGACTTCGTCCGCCAGTTCGTGCAGAAGGGCGGGCAGTGA
- the pafA gene encoding Pup--protein ligase produces the protein MERRIFGLENEYGVTCTFRGQRRLSPDEVARYLFRRVVSWGRSSNVFLRNGARLYLDVGSHPEYATPECDDLADLVAHDKAGERILEGLQVDAEQRLHEEGIAGEIYLFKNNTDSAGNSYGCHENYLVGRHGEFGRLADILIPFLVTRQIICGAGKVLQTPRGALYCVSQRAEHIWEGVSSATTRSRPIINTRDEPHADAERFRRLHVIVGDSNMSEVTTLLKLASTDLVLRMIETGVVMRDYTLENPIRAIREVSHDMTGRRKVRLANGREASALEIQREYLEKVQSYVDRNGTDATGKRVLELWARTLEAVETQNLSLVEREIDWVAKYKLLERYRSKHGLSLSSPRIAQLDLTYHDIHRDRGLFYLMQRKGQMDRVVGDLRIFRAKSVPPQTTRARLRGEFIRKAQEKRRDFTVDWVHLKLNDQAQRTVLCKDPFKAVDERVEKLIAGM, from the coding sequence GTGGAACGACGCATTTTCGGACTGGAGAACGAGTACGGCGTCACCTGCACGTTCCGGGGACAGCGCCGGCTGTCGCCGGACGAGGTGGCGCGCTACCTGTTCCGCCGCGTCGTGTCGTGGGGACGCAGCAGCAACGTCTTCCTGCGCAACGGCGCCCGCCTCTACCTCGACGTCGGAAGCCACCCCGAGTACGCCACCCCCGAGTGCGACGACCTGGCCGACCTCGTCGCGCACGACAAGGCGGGCGAGCGCATCCTGGAGGGCCTGCAGGTCGACGCGGAGCAGCGGCTGCACGAGGAGGGCATCGCCGGAGAGATCTACCTGTTCAAGAACAACACCGACTCCGCCGGCAACTCCTACGGCTGCCACGAGAACTACCTGGTCGGCCGGCACGGCGAGTTCGGCCGGCTCGCCGACATCCTGATCCCCTTCCTGGTCACCCGGCAGATCATCTGCGGCGCCGGCAAGGTCCTGCAGACCCCGCGCGGGGCGCTGTACTGCGTGAGCCAGCGCGCCGAGCACATCTGGGAGGGCGTCTCCTCGGCGACCACCCGGTCCCGGCCCATCATCAACACCCGCGACGAGCCGCACGCCGACGCCGAGCGGTTCCGCCGGCTGCACGTCATCGTCGGCGATTCCAACATGAGCGAGGTGACCACCCTGCTCAAGCTGGCCTCCACCGACCTGGTGCTGCGGATGATCGAGACCGGCGTGGTGATGCGCGACTACACGCTGGAGAACCCGATCCGGGCGATCCGCGAGGTCAGCCACGACATGACCGGGCGGCGCAAGGTGCGGCTGGCCAACGGGCGCGAGGCCAGCGCCCTGGAGATCCAGCGCGAGTACCTGGAGAAGGTCCAGTCGTATGTGGACCGCAACGGCACCGACGCCACCGGCAAGCGGGTGCTGGAGCTGTGGGCGCGCACCCTGGAGGCGGTGGAGACGCAGAACCTCTCCCTGGTGGAGCGGGAGATCGACTGGGTCGCCAAGTACAAGCTGCTGGAGCGGTACCGGTCCAAGCACGGGCTGTCGCTGTCCTCGCCGCGCATCGCCCAGCTCGACCTGACCTACCACGACATCCACCGCGACCGCGGCCTGTTCTACCTGATGCAGCGCAAGGGCCAGATGGACCGGGTCGTCGGCGACCTGCGGATCTTCCGGGCCAAGTCGGTGCCCCCGCAGACCACCCGGGCCCGGCTGCGCGGCGAGTTCATCCGCAAGGCCCAGGAGAAGCGCCGCGACTTCACCGTGGACTGGGTGCACCTCAAGCTCAACGACCAGGCGCAGCGCACCGTGCTGTGCAAGGACCCGTTCAAGGCGGTGGACGAGCGGGTGGAGAAGCTCATCGCCGGCATGTGA
- a CDS encoding amidohydrolase family protein, with amino-acid sequence MTETAVDLLITDVCVWTAGEWREHRDVAVAGGRVAAIRPAGAERAAAPHTVDGSGGHLLPGIVNTHTHLNQALLRGIGEGLPLLAWLRGVGEATVALTPEQAYTAAACAAVEALRSGTTTLVEHMWPHTSREVRDAVLRALQDAGIRAVLCVGAADRPDATRAWGIDPRLLRPLEEVFGHVDELAAKAEGGAVTLGLAVPNPRSLTPRGMELVRGFAGERDLPVSIHLLETATDEEKCREHTGMGAVEFLRSSGFLWDRLLAVHCCELDAAGRRALAEAGTAVSYNPLSNMRLGSGVAPVPQMRAAGIDVGIGVDGAASNDTQDALEALRIGAYLQRAARKRADLLGFAEMMGIGSGGANRALGLPEVPGGIAEGGPADLFLVRFERDIGCVPAADPGAVLLTTGSARVVDTVVVGGEVVLSGGRHAFLDESALIERARACAPPVPAGR; translated from the coding sequence ATGACGGAGACGGCCGTGGACCTGCTGATCACCGATGTGTGCGTGTGGACGGCGGGGGAGTGGCGCGAGCACCGCGACGTCGCCGTCGCGGGCGGCCGGGTGGCGGCGATCCGGCCGGCGGGGGCGGAGCGGGCCGCCGCCCCGCACACGGTCGACGGCTCGGGAGGCCACCTCCTGCCGGGCATCGTCAACACGCACACCCACCTGAACCAGGCCCTGCTGCGCGGGATCGGGGAGGGGCTGCCGCTCCTGGCCTGGCTGCGCGGCGTCGGCGAGGCCACCGTGGCGCTCACCCCCGAGCAGGCCTACACCGCCGCGGCCTGCGCCGCGGTGGAGGCGCTGCGCAGCGGCACCACCACCCTGGTCGAGCACATGTGGCCGCATACCTCCCGGGAGGTGCGCGACGCCGTGCTGCGCGCGCTGCAGGACGCGGGCATCCGGGCGGTGCTGTGCGTGGGCGCGGCCGACCGCCCCGACGCCACGCGCGCCTGGGGGATCGACCCGCGGCTGCTGCGCCCGCTGGAAGAGGTCTTCGGCCACGTCGACGAGCTGGCCGCGAAGGCTGAGGGCGGGGCCGTCACGCTCGGGCTGGCCGTGCCCAACCCCCGCTCGCTCACCCCGCGCGGCATGGAGCTGGTGCGGGGCTTCGCCGGCGAGCGGGACCTGCCGGTCAGCATCCACCTGCTGGAGACCGCCACCGACGAGGAGAAGTGCCGCGAGCACACCGGGATGGGGGCGGTGGAGTTCCTGCGCTCCTCGGGCTTCCTGTGGGACCGGCTGCTGGCGGTGCACTGCTGCGAGCTCGACGCGGCCGGCCGGCGGGCCCTGGCCGAGGCCGGGACCGCGGTCTCCTACAACCCGCTGAGCAACATGCGGCTGGGCAGCGGCGTCGCACCGGTACCCCAGATGCGCGCGGCCGGCATCGACGTGGGGATCGGCGTCGACGGGGCCGCCAGCAACGACACCCAGGACGCCCTGGAGGCGCTGCGCATCGGCGCCTACCTCCAGCGGGCCGCCCGCAAGCGCGCCGACCTGCTCGGGTTCGCCGAGATGATGGGCATCGGGTCCGGCGGGGCCAACCGGGCGCTGGGGCTGCCCGAGGTCCCGGGAGGAATAGCCGAGGGCGGGCCGGCCGACCTGTTCCTGGTCCGCTTCGAGCGGGACATCGGCTGCGTGCCGGCCGCCGACCCCGGCGCCGTGCTGCTCACCACCGGCAGCGCCCGGGTGGTGGACACCGTGGTGGTCGGCGGCGAGGTGGTGCTGAGCGGCGGCCGGCACGCCTTCCTGGACGAGTCCGCGCTGATCGAGCGGGCCCGCGCGTGCGCGCCGCCGGTTCCGGCGGGGCGGTGA
- the prcA gene encoding proteasome subunit alpha has translation MPFYVSPEQSMKDKADYARKGIARGRSAVVLQYDGGILLVADNMSRTLHKISELYDRVAFAAVGRGNEFENLRLGGVRYADAHGYAYDRRDVTGRMLANAYAQTLGTVFSESNKPWEVEIVVAEVGDDADSDQIYRITFDGSVADEKGLVGMGGSAEAVTNALKERFDPAAPLSEALSAAMYALSHEQHERRELDAANLEVAILERAREHRKFRRIRGARLERLIEEARAADSSSSSGSEGSSNGNGAESGA, from the coding sequence ATGCCGTTCTACGTCTCGCCCGAGCAGAGCATGAAGGACAAGGCGGACTACGCGCGCAAGGGGATCGCGCGCGGCCGCAGCGCCGTGGTACTGCAGTACGACGGCGGCATCCTGCTCGTCGCGGACAACATGTCCCGCACCCTGCACAAGATCAGCGAGCTCTACGACCGGGTGGCGTTCGCCGCCGTCGGGCGCGGCAACGAGTTCGAGAACCTGCGCCTGGGCGGCGTCCGCTACGCCGACGCGCACGGCTACGCCTACGACCGGCGCGACGTCACCGGCCGGATGCTGGCCAACGCCTACGCCCAGACCCTGGGCACGGTCTTCAGCGAGAGCAACAAGCCCTGGGAGGTGGAGATCGTCGTGGCCGAGGTCGGCGACGACGCCGACTCCGACCAGATCTACCGGATCACCTTCGACGGCTCGGTCGCCGACGAGAAGGGCCTGGTGGGCATGGGCGGCTCCGCCGAGGCGGTGACCAACGCGCTCAAGGAGCGGTTCGACCCGGCCGCCCCGCTCAGCGAGGCGCTGTCCGCGGCGATGTACGCGCTCTCCCACGAGCAGCACGAGCGCCGCGAGCTGGACGCCGCCAACCTGGAGGTGGCGATCCTGGAGCGGGCCCGCGAGCACCGCAAGTTCCGCCGGATCCGCGGCGCCCGCCTGGAGCGGCTGATCGAGGAGGCGCGCGCCGCCGACTCCTCGTCCTCCTCCGGCTCGGAGGGCTCCTCGAACGGGAACGGCGCGGAGAGCGGCGCCTGA
- a CDS encoding helix-turn-helix transcriptional regulator translates to MSRKKTERQLNLVICLLATRRFLTAREIRATVAGYEEAESDGAFKRMFERDKKELRDSGIPIETGGGDVWSDEEGYRISRAAYTLPDIELLPDEAAVLGLAARAWRHAALGEAAAGAMMKLRAAGVPVDSDAAPAVTPVLDADEPAFLPVWQAVRDRRPIEFDYRKPRAEQAERRVLEPWGVVNVRGHWYVGGHDRVRGERRVFRLGRIVGGVKVVSSGPPVEVPAGVDVRSLVRAQRPEPEHTARLRIRGDSAHELRRAALRIVPGGDGAPEDRWDQVDLPYTDLPDLVGKAARFGDRVVIEEPAEARAAVVEHLRAVAEREPEPEPEGPPAGEEGVRGERRAAASAEQLRRLLMLVPYALSHDVRVPEVAAHFGLTEKQVVKDLALLWMCGLPGYTPGDLIEVDLEAAESTGEIIIGNADTLARPLALTADEAASLIVGLELLGELPGAAGGDALKRVGEKLRAAAGAAAEEIAAAVAVRVDLDEEEREKQRRCKEALDAGQAVHLRYLSGYVDEVTERDVDPMGLVVQDGHAFLEGWCRLRDGVRLFRLDRVLDLTVLPEPARVPSAARRRDISGGLVQFSEDDLRVTLELEPAARWISEDYICTDVRELPGGRLRVTLRTPAPRWVRRLVLRLGPDARVIAPADVAERVREDARRALEAYAS, encoded by the coding sequence ATGTCCAGGAAGAAGACGGAACGCCAGTTGAACCTGGTCATCTGCCTGCTGGCGACCCGGCGCTTCCTCACCGCCAGGGAGATCCGGGCGACGGTGGCGGGCTATGAGGAGGCGGAGAGCGACGGCGCCTTCAAGCGGATGTTCGAGCGGGACAAGAAGGAGCTGCGGGACAGCGGCATCCCGATCGAGACCGGCGGCGGCGACGTGTGGAGCGACGAGGAGGGCTACCGGATCTCCCGGGCCGCCTACACCCTGCCCGACATCGAGCTGCTGCCGGACGAGGCCGCGGTGCTGGGGCTGGCGGCGCGCGCCTGGCGGCACGCCGCGCTCGGCGAGGCCGCGGCCGGCGCGATGATGAAGCTGCGCGCCGCCGGCGTCCCGGTCGACTCCGACGCCGCGCCGGCCGTCACCCCGGTGCTGGACGCCGACGAGCCGGCGTTCCTCCCGGTCTGGCAGGCGGTGCGGGACCGCCGCCCGATCGAGTTCGACTACCGCAAGCCCCGCGCCGAGCAGGCCGAGCGCCGGGTCCTGGAGCCGTGGGGCGTGGTGAACGTGCGCGGCCACTGGTACGTGGGCGGCCACGACCGGGTCCGCGGCGAGCGCCGGGTGTTCCGGCTGGGCCGCATCGTCGGCGGGGTCAAGGTGGTCTCCTCCGGGCCGCCGGTGGAGGTCCCGGCGGGGGTCGACGTCCGCTCGCTGGTGCGGGCGCAGCGGCCCGAACCGGAGCACACCGCCCGGCTGCGGATCCGCGGCGACTCCGCGCACGAGCTGCGCCGCGCCGCGCTGCGCATCGTCCCGGGCGGCGACGGCGCCCCGGAGGACCGCTGGGACCAGGTCGACCTGCCCTACACCGACCTGCCCGACCTGGTGGGCAAGGCCGCCCGGTTCGGCGACCGGGTGGTGATCGAGGAGCCGGCCGAGGCGCGCGCCGCGGTCGTCGAGCACCTCCGCGCGGTCGCCGAGCGCGAGCCGGAGCCGGAACCGGAGGGCCCGCCCGCCGGAGAGGAGGGCGTCCGGGGGGAGCGGCGCGCCGCCGCCTCCGCCGAGCAGCTGCGCCGGCTGCTGATGCTGGTGCCCTACGCGCTCAGCCACGACGTGCGGGTGCCCGAGGTCGCCGCGCACTTCGGGCTGACCGAGAAGCAGGTGGTCAAGGATCTCGCCCTGCTGTGGATGTGCGGCCTGCCCGGCTACACCCCGGGCGACCTGATCGAGGTCGACCTGGAGGCCGCCGAGTCCACCGGGGAGATCATCATCGGCAACGCCGACACCCTGGCCCGGCCGCTGGCGCTCACCGCCGACGAGGCGGCCAGCCTCATCGTCGGCCTGGAGCTGCTGGGCGAGCTGCCCGGCGCGGCCGGCGGCGACGCGCTGAAGCGGGTGGGGGAGAAGCTGCGCGCCGCGGCGGGCGCCGCCGCGGAGGAGATCGCCGCCGCGGTGGCGGTCCGGGTCGACCTGGACGAGGAGGAGCGGGAGAAGCAGCGCCGCTGCAAGGAGGCGCTGGACGCCGGCCAGGCCGTGCACCTGCGCTACCTGTCCGGCTACGTCGACGAGGTGACCGAGCGCGACGTCGACCCGATGGGCCTGGTGGTCCAGGACGGCCACGCGTTCCTGGAGGGCTGGTGCCGGCTGCGCGACGGGGTCCGGCTGTTCCGCCTGGACCGGGTGCTCGACCTGACCGTGCTGCCCGAACCAGCCCGGGTGCCCAGCGCCGCCCGCCGCCGGGACATCAGCGGCGGCCTGGTGCAGTTCTCCGAGGACGACCTGCGGGTCACCCTGGAACTCGAACCGGCCGCCCGGTGGATCTCCGAGGACTACATCTGCACCGACGTCCGCGAACTGCCCGGCGGCCGGCTCCGCGTCACCCTGCGCACCCCGGCCCCGCGCTGGGTGCGCCGCCTGGTCCTCCGCCTGGGCCCCGACGCCCGCGTCATCGCCCCCGCCGACGTCGCCGAACGCGTCCGCGAGGACGCCCGCCGCGCCCTGGAGGCCTACGCCTCCTGA
- a CDS encoding DUF3866 family protein yields MIRWRAGRVAAVRRAWPGAVEVDAELDDRPEAPPGGAGPVPEQGRGPDAGGAGGALPEPGSAEEGAAPEAGAVAAPAEPAERRVRVCRALAYTDLVGTPAPGDRVLLNTTALDLGLGTGGYAMVAALPDRLPDDAPVPGHLVKARYTPLQTTVLGADGQDSPYHAVLRDAEGLDGMPVVTADLHSALPAVLAGADADRPGVRAVYVMLDGGALPAAFSRTAAALREAGLLAGVVTTGQAFGGDLEAVTVHSGLLAARHVLGAELAVVAQGPGNLGTGTPWGFSGVAAGEAVNAASVLGGRPIAALRVSDADPRERHRGVSHHSLTAYGKVALARADVPVPALRGSFGARVARDAALLAERHRLVHIDLEGLEDALRALPVRLSSMGRSLDEDTACFLTAAAAGRHAAALLNA; encoded by the coding sequence GTGATCCGATGGCGAGCTGGACGAGTGGCCGCGGTCCGCCGCGCATGGCCGGGCGCGGTGGAGGTCGACGCCGAGCTGGACGACCGGCCGGAGGCGCCTCCCGGCGGGGCGGGACCGGTGCCGGAGCAGGGCCGCGGACCGGACGCCGGCGGGGCGGGCGGCGCTCTGCCGGAGCCCGGTTCCGCGGAGGAGGGCGCCGCCCCGGAGGCCGGGGCCGTGGCCGCCCCGGCCGAACCCGCCGAGCGCCGGGTCCGGGTCTGCCGCGCGCTGGCCTACACCGACCTGGTCGGCACCCCGGCCCCCGGCGACCGGGTGCTGCTCAACACCACCGCCCTCGACCTGGGGCTGGGCACCGGCGGGTACGCGATGGTGGCCGCGCTGCCGGACCGGCTGCCCGACGACGCCCCGGTGCCCGGGCACCTGGTCAAGGCGCGCTACACCCCGCTGCAGACCACCGTGCTGGGCGCCGACGGGCAGGACTCCCCCTACCACGCCGTGCTGCGCGACGCCGAGGGCCTGGACGGGATGCCGGTGGTCACCGCCGACCTGCACTCGGCGCTGCCCGCGGTGCTCGCCGGGGCCGACGCGGACCGGCCCGGGGTGCGCGCGGTCTACGTGATGCTCGACGGCGGGGCGCTGCCGGCGGCGTTCTCCCGGACCGCGGCGGCGCTGCGCGAGGCCGGCCTGCTGGCCGGGGTGGTCACCACCGGGCAGGCCTTCGGCGGCGACCTGGAGGCGGTGACCGTGCACAGCGGCCTGCTCGCCGCCCGGCACGTGCTCGGCGCGGAGCTGGCGGTGGTCGCGCAGGGGCCGGGCAACCTGGGCACCGGCACCCCGTGGGGGTTCTCCGGGGTGGCCGCCGGGGAGGCGGTGAACGCCGCCTCGGTGCTGGGCGGCCGGCCGATCGCCGCGCTTCGGGTGAGCGACGCCGACCCGCGCGAGCGGCACCGCGGGGTCTCCCACCACAGCCTGACCGCCTACGGCAAGGTCGCCCTGGCCCGCGCCGACGTGCCGGTCCCGGCGCTGCGCGGCTCGTTCGGCGCCCGGGTGGCGAGGGACGCGGCGCTGCTGGCCGAGCGGCACCGCCTGGTCCACATCGATCTGGAGGGGCTGGAGGACGCGCTGCGCGCCCTGCCGGTCCGGCTGTCCAGCATGGGCCGCTCCCTGGACGAGGACACCGCCTGCTTCCTGACCGCCGCGGCGGCCGGCCGGCACGCGGCGGCCCTGCTCAACGCCTGA
- a CDS encoding DUF397 domain-containing protein, protein MSDEKKRELPPEAMGNEKWHDTTDAVWMRSSLSSEESEAIVEVAKFDDGFRAVRDGKNPDKGILFFTPQEWEAFVLGAKDGEFDIPEEYLTEEEARIQRGEVEVHAVPSPLNKKRDEDAAG, encoded by the coding sequence ATGAGCGACGAGAAGAAGCGCGAACTCCCGCCCGAGGCGATGGGCAACGAGAAGTGGCACGACACCACCGACGCGGTGTGGATGCGCTCCTCGCTCTCCAGCGAGGAATCCGAGGCCATCGTCGAGGTCGCCAAGTTCGACGACGGCTTCCGCGCGGTCCGCGACGGCAAGAACCCGGACAAGGGCATCCTCTTCTTCACCCCGCAGGAGTGGGAGGCCTTCGTGCTGGGCGCCAAGGACGGCGAGTTCGACATCCCGGAGGAGTACCTCACCGAGGAGGAGGCGCGCATCCAGCGCGGCGAGGTCGAGGTGCACGCCGTCCCGTCCCCGCTGAACAAGAAGCGCGACGAGGACGCGGCCGGCTGA
- the tatC gene encoding twin-arginine translocase subunit TatC produces MPLMDHLRELRKRLFRAFLGVAAGIVVGFFVYQPVWNFLQRPYCDLPSAVRTGGEGCELVFTGIFDPFVLQFKVAIVVGLLLSCPFWLYQLWAFVAPALNGREKRYTYYFIAAAVPLFLAGASLGYYITGLAMQVLFGFATEQMTAMITITNYLNYMLLMIIVFGMGFVSPLIVVLLNLMGVVSQAAIAKHRRIIIFVIFVVAAVVTPAEPLSMLALAIPLIVLFEIAEVFCYFNDRRRRRENPYADLDDDEISPIEDDGTSEAELNR; encoded by the coding sequence ATGCCGTTGATGGACCACCTGCGGGAGCTGCGCAAGCGGCTGTTCCGGGCGTTCCTCGGAGTGGCCGCCGGCATCGTCGTCGGCTTCTTCGTCTACCAGCCGGTCTGGAACTTCCTGCAGCGCCCCTACTGCGACCTGCCCAGCGCGGTGCGCACCGGCGGCGAGGGCTGCGAGCTGGTCTTCACCGGCATCTTCGACCCGTTCGTGCTGCAGTTCAAGGTCGCCATCGTGGTCGGCCTGCTGCTCTCCTGCCCGTTCTGGCTCTACCAGCTGTGGGCGTTCGTGGCGCCCGCGCTCAACGGCCGGGAGAAGCGCTACACCTACTACTTCATCGCCGCCGCGGTCCCGCTCTTCCTGGCCGGCGCGTCGCTGGGCTACTACATCACCGGTCTGGCCATGCAGGTCCTGTTCGGCTTCGCCACCGAGCAGATGACCGCGATGATCACGATCACCAACTACCTGAACTACATGCTCCTGATGATCATCGTGTTCGGGATGGGGTTCGTGTCCCCGCTGATCGTGGTGCTGCTCAACCTGATGGGCGTGGTCAGCCAGGCCGCCATCGCCAAGCACCGCCGGATCATCATCTTCGTCATCTTCGTGGTCGCCGCGGTGGTCACCCCGGCCGAGCCGCTGTCCATGCTCGCCCTGGCGATCCCGCTCATCGTGCTCTTCGAGATCGCCGAGGTGTTCTGCTACTTCAACGACCGCCGCCGCAGGCGCGAGAACCCCTACGCGGACCTGGACGACGACGAGATCTCCCCGATCGAGGACGACGGCACCTCCGAGGCGGAGCTCAACCGCTAG
- a CDS encoding FKBP-type peptidyl-prolyl cis-trans isomerase, with protein MRRRAAALAVPFSVVLLASSACGAIPEKYQVPAFMRMDEEETDSRLPTVEGKPGEEPKVAFPDIAPPGEQISGVVRPGDDEEIIRADDTLLVDIVDYQWTGKGKSEKTNSTYETDTPFLLQLNQVNEELSGALVNQAVGAQVAFVLPGPDPAQAEAQGMEPQEGDTVSVVEVRDRFGKGDTVQGKQQTDGGDGLPTAADAGSAAPEIEIPKDTDPPKKLEKVDLIEGGGPETEKEQQLVVQYTGVRWEDGEMFDSSWKQGGTPFTFPLGQGQVIEGWDKGLEGVKVGSRVMLVIPEDQAYGKEAEENGQPAGTLVFVVDVLGAVNPPPPPEEEGDGKDSGDKESKDSEDKDAEGGEG; from the coding sequence ATGCGACGACGTGCCGCCGCCCTCGCGGTGCCGTTCTCCGTCGTGCTGCTGGCGTCGTCCGCCTGCGGCGCGATCCCAGAGAAGTACCAGGTCCCCGCCTTCATGCGGATGGACGAGGAGGAGACCGACAGCCGCCTGCCCACGGTCGAGGGCAAGCCCGGCGAAGAACCGAAGGTCGCCTTCCCCGACATCGCTCCGCCCGGCGAGCAGATCTCCGGCGTGGTCCGCCCCGGTGACGACGAGGAGATCATCCGGGCCGACGACACGCTCCTCGTCGACATCGTCGACTACCAGTGGACCGGCAAGGGCAAGTCGGAGAAGACCAACTCCACCTATGAGACCGACACGCCGTTCCTGCTCCAGCTCAACCAGGTGAACGAGGAGCTCAGCGGCGCCCTGGTGAACCAAGCGGTCGGCGCGCAGGTGGCGTTCGTGCTGCCCGGGCCCGACCCGGCCCAGGCCGAGGCGCAGGGCATGGAGCCGCAGGAGGGCGACACCGTCTCGGTCGTGGAGGTGCGCGACCGGTTCGGCAAGGGCGACACCGTCCAGGGCAAGCAGCAGACCGACGGCGGCGACGGGCTGCCGACCGCCGCGGACGCCGGCTCGGCCGCCCCGGAGATCGAGATCCCCAAGGACACCGACCCGCCGAAGAAGCTGGAGAAGGTCGACCTGATCGAGGGCGGCGGCCCCGAGACCGAGAAGGAGCAGCAGCTCGTCGTCCAGTACACCGGGGTCCGGTGGGAGGACGGCGAGATGTTCGACTCCTCCTGGAAGCAGGGCGGCACCCCGTTCACCTTCCCGCTCGGCCAGGGCCAGGTCATCGAGGGCTGGGACAAGGGCCTGGAGGGCGTCAAGGTCGGCTCCCGGGTCATGCTCGTCATCCCGGAGGACCAGGCCTACGGCAAGGAGGCCGAGGAGAACGGCCAGCCGGCCGGCACCCTGGTCTTCGTCGTCGACGTGCTCGGTGCGGTCAACCCGCCGCCGCCCCCGGAAGAGGAGGGCGACGGCAAGGACTCCGGCGACAAGGAGTCCAAGGACTCCGAGGACAAGGACGCCGAGGGCGGCGAAGGCTGA
- the prcB gene encoding proteasome subunit beta produces MSEAFEGGRLPAAYMNPGMSSFTEFLSAVHPDLLPNWRDLPQASGAHNLTPDATTIVALTFSGGVLLAGDRRATSGNVIANRDMEKLFRADEFSAVAIAGAAGIGIELARLYQVELEHYEKRESRPLSLEGKANRLANMLRGNLGLAMQGFVVVPLLVGYDEARDIGRIFSYDPVGGRYEEQRYHSIGSGSVFAKGSLKKLFTDDLTEEQAVQAAVQALYDAAEDDSATGGPDLHRKIYPLVDIVTEEGYRRLPTDEVARVAETVVAGRAERPDGPNAPLA; encoded by the coding sequence GTGTCTGAAGCGTTCGAGGGCGGACGGCTGCCCGCCGCGTACATGAATCCGGGGATGTCGTCTTTCACCGAGTTCCTCAGCGCGGTCCATCCCGACCTGCTGCCCAACTGGCGGGACCTCCCGCAGGCCTCCGGGGCGCACAACCTCACCCCCGACGCCACCACCATCGTGGCGCTGACCTTCTCCGGCGGCGTGCTGCTGGCCGGCGACCGCCGGGCGACCTCCGGCAACGTCATCGCCAACCGGGACATGGAGAAGCTCTTCCGCGCCGACGAGTTCTCCGCGGTGGCGATCGCCGGCGCGGCCGGCATCGGCATCGAGCTCGCCCGGCTCTACCAGGTCGAACTGGAGCACTACGAGAAGCGGGAGAGCCGGCCGCTCTCCCTGGAAGGTAAGGCCAACCGGCTGGCCAACATGCTCCGCGGCAACCTCGGCCTGGCCATGCAGGGCTTCGTCGTGGTGCCGCTGCTGGTCGGCTACGACGAGGCGCGCGACATCGGCCGGATCTTCAGCTACGACCCGGTGGGCGGCCGCTACGAGGAGCAGCGCTACCACTCCATCGGCTCCGGCTCGGTCTTCGCCAAGGGGTCGCTGAAGAAGCTGTTCACCGACGACCTCACCGAGGAGCAGGCGGTCCAGGCGGCGGTGCAGGCGCTCTACGACGCGGCCGAGGACGACTCCGCCACCGGCGGCCCGGACCTGCACCGCAAGATCTACCCGCTGGTCGACATCGTCACCGAGGAGGGCTACCGGCGGCTGCCGACCGACGAGGTCGCACGGGTGGCCGAGACGGTCGTGGCCGGGCGCGCCGAGCGTCCGGACGGCCCCAACGCCCCGCTCGCCTGA